A window from Pseudomonas frederiksbergensis encodes these proteins:
- a CDS encoding CoA-acylating methylmalonate-semialdehyde dehydrogenase has protein sequence MSNAPIIGHYIHGQVQDSSSERFGNVFNPATGSIQARVGLASQKTVDEAVASALKAFPAWSEQSSLRRSRVMFKFKELLDQHHDELAEIISREHGKVFSDAKGEVTRGIEIVEYACGAPNLLKTEFSDNIGGGIDNWNLRQPLGVCAGVTPFNFPVMVPLWMIPLALITGNCFILKPSERDPSASVLMARLLSEAGLPDGVFNVVQGDKTAVDALLQHPDIEAISFVGSTPIAEYIHQQATSRGKRVQALGGAKNHMIVMPDADLDQAADALIGAAYGSAGERCMAISIAVAVGDVGDQLIAKLLPRIDQLKVGNGLKADSDMGPLVTAEHKAKVEGFIDEGVAQGAQLIVDGRNFKVPGAENGFFVGATLFDNVTTEMSIYQQEIFGPVLGIVRVPDFASAVALINAHEFGNGVSCFTRDGGIARAFARTIKVGMVGINVPIPVPMAWHSFGGWKRSLFGDHHAYGEEGIRFYSRYKSVMQRWPDSIAKGPEFSMPTAN, from the coding sequence ATGAGCAACGCCCCGATCATCGGCCACTACATCCACGGTCAAGTGCAAGACAGCAGCAGCGAACGGTTCGGCAACGTTTTCAACCCGGCCACCGGCAGCATTCAGGCACGCGTCGGGCTGGCCAGCCAGAAGACCGTCGACGAAGCGGTCGCCTCGGCCCTGAAAGCCTTTCCGGCCTGGTCCGAACAATCGTCCCTGCGCCGTTCGCGGGTGATGTTCAAGTTCAAGGAATTGCTCGACCAACATCACGATGAGCTGGCCGAAATCATCAGCCGCGAACACGGCAAAGTGTTTTCCGACGCCAAGGGCGAAGTCACCCGGGGCATCGAAATCGTCGAGTACGCCTGCGGTGCGCCGAACCTGCTGAAAACCGAGTTCAGCGACAACATCGGTGGCGGCATCGATAACTGGAACCTGCGTCAACCGCTGGGCGTGTGCGCTGGCGTGACGCCGTTCAACTTCCCGGTGATGGTGCCGCTGTGGATGATCCCGCTGGCGCTGATCACCGGTAACTGCTTCATCCTCAAACCGTCTGAGCGCGACCCGTCCGCCAGTGTGCTGATGGCCCGTCTGTTGAGCGAAGCCGGTTTGCCGGACGGTGTGTTCAACGTGGTCCAGGGCGACAAGACTGCCGTCGACGCGTTGCTGCAACACCCGGACATCGAGGCGATTTCCTTTGTCGGCTCGACGCCGATTGCCGAGTACATCCACCAGCAAGCCACCTCCCGCGGCAAGCGTGTGCAGGCGCTGGGCGGGGCGAAGAATCACATGATCGTCATGCCGGATGCGGATCTGGATCAAGCGGCGGATGCCTTGATCGGCGCGGCTTACGGCTCGGCCGGCGAGCGCTGCATGGCGATTTCGATTGCCGTGGCGGTGGGCGATGTCGGCGATCAGTTGATTGCCAAACTGCTGCCGCGTATCGATCAACTGAAAGTCGGCAATGGCTTGAAGGCTGACAGTGACATGGGGCCGCTGGTGACCGCCGAGCACAAGGCCAAAGTCGAAGGTTTCATCGACGAAGGCGTGGCCCAGGGCGCGCAGCTGATTGTCGATGGTCGCAACTTCAAGGTGCCGGGCGCCGAAAACGGCTTTTTTGTCGGCGCGACACTGTTCGATAACGTCACGACCGAGATGAGCATCTACCAACAGGAAATTTTCGGCCCGGTGCTGGGCATCGTTCGGGTGCCGGACTTCGCCAGTGCCGTCGCGTTGATCAACGCCCATGAGTTCGGCAACGGCGTGTCCTGTTTCACCCGCGATGGCGGCATCGCCCGGGCCTTCGCCCGCACGATCAAGGTCGGCATGGTCGGCATCAACGTGCCGATTCCGGTGCCGATGGCCTGGCATTCTTTCGGCGGCTGGAAGCGCTCGCTGTTTGGCGATCACCACGCTTACGGCGAGGAAGGCATTCGCTTCTACAGCCGCTACAAAAGCGTGATGCAGCGCTGGCCCGACAGCATTGCCAAGGGCCCTGAATTCAGCATGCCGACGGCCAACTAA